GGCAGTACACACACAAGATCTACCACCTACAGAGGTATGGGAACCAAttcattcccagagctgggcaagAGGAACCAGAGGGGTTGCAGCAGCTGTAAATCACAAATTATGTAAAGGCTGAAAGGTGCAGAAGGCAGGAGCATAAGAGCACCTGGTAGTGAGCATCACTGGGACACCCACCCTCCCCTGGAAACGTGGCTGTTGTCCCAAGAAAATCTGGCTTTGAGCTTTTCAAAGCAAGTCTGATCCTGCCACCCCGTATTTTCATACTTGAATTTGGCTAAAGAACAAAACATCTCGATTTCAACCTGCTTTCAGCctcttttgcctctttttttttttttttaatttgttttatatttcattatgtAAAGAAGATATATATTAATGTGTCTGATTTAGCATTTCTGGAAAACATCATAATGGGGCTGGGGAGAGTCCTACCAATTCCAGAGCTGTGCAAATCTCCAGTCTTTGCATTCCAGGTGGATGTCCTGCCTGTGTCAGTTCTCATTCCATGTAGTCCTTATCAATGCCTTTCTTCCTATTTCCAAATTCTGCAGCAAAGTGCCAACATTTGTGAGAATGCTGGCCCCTGAAGGAGCTCTGAATATACATGAAAAAGCATGGAATGCCTATCCCTACTGCAGAACTGGTGAGTGCCTGAGGAAGGACTCTGGAttctcccttttttgttttctgggggGTAGGGGGAAAAGAGGTAGGGGAGGGTATAAGGAAAGATGCAAGCAGTAGAGAAGCTGTTCCAGCTCTCAAATTTTGTATCTCTGTTCTCTGAGCTCTTTGTGTGGCCgggaaaagcaaaatacagtGAGGAGTTAAAAGAACTGCCCTTGTCTGATGTGCTGCTCACGAGTGACCTTCTTCTGTGAGAAAGAACAGACCAAGAGATACCTGTTAGTCTTCCTAAAGGAATAGCTGTGCAACAcagatgaaataaatacatgagGGGTGATTTTATGTGCTCAAGTGCAGCATAGCCAGGTGGGAAAAAGTGGAAGATGCAAGAGGGGAACAGGGCAGATCTTAGGGACAAGTGTTGAGTGATGGGTGTTTGCTCACTTGCACCATCTGAGGTCAGTGAGGGTTGAACAGAGAATGCTGCAGTTGAAGTGAATCCATCTGTAaaggcagggctgaggctctgggagctgtgtAAAGTGCTGGAATAATATCAAATCTATTTTCTACAGGAGTGGTTGGTATTTACTTACTGAAGTTACCAGCCATAGTGTTTAACCACTACAGCTTCTTTGGTGTTCACTGCTGTAAACTGAAAATTTGACTTTGCCTCCAAACTTATGTAGTGTTTTTGGCAgcattttgtgctgtttgtATCTCTGAAGGATACATTTGCTGCTAGTTGGTAGTGGTACAGTTGCTATGGGaacaaaacacttaaaaattccAACTGTTCTTCAAACTTAATATATAACCCCCCCTTTTTTTTGACAATTTACTTaagtgaattttaaatgaagtgttttaaaagaaggaaaaagctctGCAGTGGGAGAGGATAGTGTTACTTCAGTCTGTGAAATTACAGGCAGCAGTCTAGTGGAATTGatatttcaaacacaaaattcAGATACTGCCATCAACTttagaataaatttttaatgtctCACAGAAGATGTGGAAACGAAGTTGTTCACAACCTTTTTAACTTTATGCAGTTTTCTTGCTGCATGTTACTTAAATTAGTTAGTAAATGTCTAGTTTATTTCCATGTTAAGCCCACTGAGCTGATTTAAATGCCTGGCTGTATCCTtcaccttctcttttctttctccaccaATTTCTGAAACAAAGCTATGGAGTTACTTCTCTTGTTATTCTCAAGCTGCTTATCCTTCAGTTACACACTAATAAAATTCCACTGAAGAATAGGATACTAAAATCAAGTACAAGACTTTTCAACACAATCAAAGAAATTTCAGGTTTTAATATGCTAGTAATGataacaaagccaaaaaaaaaaaaccctcaactgTAATAAACAGCATCATAATATGAGATAAAAAGTGCTTTGTTGAGGGGGTTGGAGCAGAAGGCAGTTTTGATGCGGAGGCTGATAAATTCTGTTTAGAGAATCTGCCAGCCTGACATGAAGCAAGAGAGCTTGAAAAAGTTACTGAAACCTTTGTTTGGCTGGGAttgggcaggaggggagaaCCCTTGGGTTTGGGAGCCCATGGATGAGAGGACTCATGGATGTGAGAGTGACCCCATGGATGTGGGAACCCTTGGATATGAGAGTGACCCCATGGATGTGAGAGTGACCCCATGGATGTGGGAATCCTTGGATATGAGAGTGACCCCATGGATGTGAGAGTGACCCCATGGATGTGGGAGCCCATGGATGTGTTGTGGGGTTGCCTTTTTTGACCATTCTCCTTTGGATGCACTCGGGTGTTTTGGTTGTGTGTGGGAAGACTTGGATGCCCTGCTGTGAATCCTTGggcagcagaaaatgctgttcTGGCTTAGAGCAGCCAGGCTTTCAGCCCTCTCACTAGAATCTGAAATTTAAGAGCCAGGGACCCAGTAGGAACCAAACCTGAGTGtaggagctgctggtgcttctGCCTGTGCCCTCCTGTCCCAGGTGGTGTTGCTGTGCTGTCTCTGGAGCACAGCTTGCTTGTTCACAGAGCATTATAAACTGGAATAAAGCAGTGCTTTTACTTAATTGTGCcttgtggtattttttttaattatatgaCTGCatcctttttccatttccatatATCTCCTCTGAGAAGCTCAATTAATATACATATTATGGGCCATTATCAAAGTAGTACTGGAGATTGAGGGAGTTTAAATGCCTAGCTTATCActttctgcagttctgcacACTTCCTTGTGCTGTAATATGTTGTTTTTATGTACTTTGAATGGAATCCTTGCTTAGTTCCTTTGAGAGTATAAACTGTAAGTGAGGTGATGGTTTCACAACTTCTGCAGTAGAAATGAAGTGAGGATTGTCCAATAGTTGTACCTGTGCCAAGGTGCCAAGGGGGACAGTGTTCTTCTCTGCAGTCTGACTTAAATATTAATGTTGCTTAAATGTTTTTAGAAAAGCAGTTTGATGTGTGTTCCACTCTGAGTGTAACCATGGCCTGTGGCCAGATGGCAAGAAACTGAGAAGTTATAACTGCAGTTGAAACATGTAGGAGTTGCTGCTGTAATGCCTCAAGAAGCAGGTCCTAATTTGTAGCAAGCTGAACATTGAAGTTTCAGTGGACATTTCTGAAGagattaatttgtttctttacataTGAGGAGTCTTCCCCACAGGGAAGAAGTTAAGGAGGTGAAGGAACCTGTTTTGAGGCAGCTGCATAGTCACAGCACACAGTCATGGCAAAGTGGGAAGGCCCTGGTTTATAATTATTGCTGGtttattcagtattttgttGGACTAGCAGGAAAGAAACCCCACTTCCTTCTtgcagaaataatgaaatgttCTTTGAGATGAAGTTCAGCCTTTGAAAAATtagcctcagctctgctttcttgtTCTCTCCCTCCAGCCCAACATGCCAGTCTAAATAATTGGCTTTCTGTAAAATTGCtgtaaaaagcaattttcacaTGCTAGGGGTTTATAACAGTCCAAGCCCAGCAGTGGGTAATTAAGGCAGCTGGATGTGCATGATTGGTGATTTGGGATGGTAACTGTCTGCAGGATCCTGGGTTGGAAACTCAGAAATTGTTACAATACCTTCAAAACCAAATTGCTCCTTAATCAAGCCCTGATGTTAGACTTCAGAACAGGCCAGAGAACTTCACCTGCAGCTTCAGACTTCCTTCTGCTCGAGTAGAATTGCTCATGTAGAGCAGATGCTGACTGTTACAGGATctttaattgcttttctgtGTTGAATAATTGAGCCTTGGTGTCCAGGGAGCTCAGTTACTACgagcagcagagatgcagaGGGTCTGGTTactccaggcagggctgctctggcctGAAATCCAGCATGGGTTTCCTTTGGAACTATGGAGAGGCTCCTTATCTGCAAACTGAGAAAGGATTGGTAAAATGCTGTCAGCTGAACATACTTATTCCATCTTCtcatccagctggcagcaggccAGGGAGCACAAGTGGCAGTGCATAATTaattgctgctcctctgggttTCTCTGAGAATTTCCAGAGGTGAAGGGGGTGCAGTTAGCTGGATTTTATCAACTTCCATGTCTTTTCCCTCAGAGGTACCTGGGaagctggagctgtccctgtttGGCTGAGAGTGGGAGGAGGGCAGTGGTTGCTGTACAGTCTTTCCTCACTAAAGTACTGTGTCTCTTTCTTTCCATGTGTTGATTTCTTGGACCAGTTATTACAGTAAGTATTGTTTTTACTGATAATCTGTGGAATAATGACTGAAATGAAGTGTTCTGGATAGAAGAAGCTCTTTAACCTGAGCTAAAGGCACTTTAGCTTTTATCACTGTAAGATCACATAGATTAACTGCCCTTACCAAGGGTGGTGTATCCACGTGAGCATGGAGAGAGATCTGTCTGTGCTCAGCAAAGCTCAGCTCTACAAAGGGGAACAAGCCCTTGCTTGGGTAAACTGAGTAAAAACCAGTTAGCTCCTGTCATGCTGTCCCCTTGATTAATCTCTTCTGAATTTGATATTTCCTTTCTACATGCTGAGTGTTTCACTGGcttgtgcttttgtttctgctccCCTGAGGGAGGATAGGGTTACCTTTGGGAGTCCTTTGCTACTCACAGTGATAGTGAGAAATGGAAAGTTTTTTGCTTACTTGGCAGAACTGTGCTTCTTGTCCCTTCCTTTACAGTGTCAAGAGCTCTCAGCACATCAGTTTAATATTGTTATTAATTTGAAGAGTTGCATCAAAATATGTACTCAGTGCTAGATCAATAATCTCTGTGGAAAGACAGTTTCTGCCTAGCTAACTTATGTTACCCCTTCTAAACTCTAAATAGAGTGGCAGATATTGTCCTttcaagaaaaagctgtttataaACTCCAAATGTTTCACTAAAACAATAGAAtttatggtggtttttttgtgaaCAGCTTGTGGTTTATTTAATCCTAAGTAATTAATGATCAATCAACTTTGCTGAAAGCGGTGATCTGGTGacaaataattctgaaattccCTAAGTTGGACCCCAGTCAAATGGAAAGTTCATTCTTTGATTTAATTCTTTGAGTTGACTCTCCTAATGCTTATCTGTGTAATAAGAAGACAAATTATATATTTGtcttatataattatatatcCTAGAATAACAAGAAGCTTTATTTTGATGACAGAATGAGTATATGAAGGATGACTTCCTGATCAAAATTGAAACCTGGCATAAATCAGATCTTGGAACACAAGAGAATGTGAGTACTTGTCATGTGTTTTACTCATCTCTTTAATGtcacagtgctgctttctgtgctgggTTAGAGAAGTGCTGTGTGGAGCTGTCTATTCACTGTGTTCCTGCATTTCAAATGTTTGTCTCACTACCAAGACAGACTCCCTTCTCTTCTCACACATAAACTGAATAAAATTGACCCCCAAGCACTTGTTCTGTGTGAGCCCCTTTGCTTCTTTGGAAACTCTCCCACTGTGTGTTTGCCTCTctgtgggtgggaaggggagcaCTGGGTGTCTGCATTTCCATCTGGCTTTATATTTTCTTAGGCTGGGAGTGTTGTCACTAAAGCACCTCCTTGAGTGCTGTTGTTCCCCTGCAGGTGCATAAACTGGAGCCAGAGGTATGGAAGAGTGTAGAAGCCATTTATATAGACATTGCTGATCGGAGCCAAGTACTCCCCAAGGTATGGTAGGTGGGTAACAGCTCCCTGGGGGGGAGGCCTTGTGCTAAAAGGGGGGATCATGGACAAACTGTGCTTCCAGGGGtggccacagccagcaggacaaGTGGAGGAAGCCagaggaaaagcttttaaaaactgtcaGCACTGCCTGTAAAATGTGTTGCCTGTGCATGTAGCAATATTtctccagcagtgcagctgaCTGAAGTGTTTGAATAGCAGGAAATGGCACTCCCCTTGCCACACAGGGTCTCTCCCAAACTTCCCTCTTTTTGATACTGACCCATGGCTTCACAAGTGTATCTGGAAATGATGTAGCCAATACTTGCTTCTAAGCATCACTCCAGTTACTATGAGAAAGAAAGGGGTGTTTCTTtactaggaagaaaaatcaaCTGTATAAAAATGGAATGTTGGTTGAGTTTCCTGACTTTCAAACAGTATTTGATACCATTTCATGGTAGTACTGTGAGTCTGACTATACTTTTCTTCTAGTGAACAGCATGTGAGCATCACACTGATACAGTGCTGTGAAAAATCCTAGATAGCACAGCTGCTTGGTGTAACAGCAGTTTAGCTCCCAGAGAACAAGTGGTTACAGGAAACATATCCTACAGAACTTCTGATAGCCTTACAAAGGTCATATCAGTTTGTTACCACTTCTTCATAGGTCTAGGACACAGCAGAGTGGGGAGATACATTTCCTTGGAGAGTGTCTGACCTAATGTTGAGGTCTGAAAACAGTAGCTCTTGATAAGGCAGAGGTTAGTCTTGggccaggaaaagaaatcctttgTGTGAAAGAACAGCTGGAGACAGTAGGATAATTTGTGTTTAATCTTTGTGTCTGCCCAATAGGATTACAAGGCAGAAGAAGATCCAGCAAGGTTTAAATCTGTCAAGACTGGACGTGGGCCTCTGGGTCCCAACTGGAAGGTTTGTATTGATGAGTTCAGGAACTGTATTAGGACAGATACTGGGATTTGGAGCCAAAGAAACACTGGGAAACACTGGAATCCcttctgcagaaggaaatacAAAACTCAGTCCTGAATCtgttctgattttaaaagaaatgaaagagctTGGTACAAAGAGAATGAGTTCCAGGAAATCTCTAGAGCTGTCTGGTGCTCAGCCCAAGGGTTCACCCACAAGAATTCAAGTATGAGATAGCTGAGCAATGACCAGCAGTGTTTAACCTTTCACTGAAATCCTTGGAATATGAAGACATTGCAAGTGCAGATATAATACCAGTCTTTAAAAGGGACCCTGGGTGGGATTtagggagctgctggtgtgcaGGTCTGATTCCTAGCAGGCAGACTTGGCAGAAGCTGAGATTGATGTGATTCATTTGGGGAGAGTGGTTATGGCTCCTGTAATGAGAAATAAGAAACCTTATGGAGTTTTCTTTAAGACTTTATAATCATGACTCAGATGATTTAATCTAATTCCAAAATGTTTTAGGTAGGGACTTTATGGAGAGACTTTTAAGGAAGCAAAGTAGCCGTGGTATAACAGTGAAGATGCTGAAAGACATAATTTTAATGGAAGAAAGAGTggacagcagaggagaggaaggaataGTCTGTTCTCAGAATGGAGGGAAAGCCACCTGTGAAGGAAACCAGGGTCTAGTTTCATCATGCCTTGCAAAAGGGTGAGCAAAGGTGTGACAAAACTTGTCAATAAAATATAAGAAAGGTGTAACAATGCAAGAGGATTGTGGGGAATTGTGGGAAGACTTCACAGTTAGGACTGAAGGATCTGCTTTCCTGGAGACACTTGGCTGGAGGTTTAATGTGGATATCTTTGTGTCTTTGCAGAAGGACCTGGGGAAGCAGTCAGATTGTCCATACATGTGTGCTTACAAGCTGGTAACAGTCAAGTTCAAGTGGTGGGGTCTGCAAAATAAAGTGGAGAACTTTATACAGAAGGTAAGTTCTGGGATGGGGAAAGATGTGGGAATGGGGCACATTTCATCACCCACCTGCTGTACAGGCAATGCCTCTGCCTGAAATTCTGCACTCAGTTAAAGCTGGGTTAAGTTTGCTGCTAAGGATCTTCCTGACAAGTTCTGGAGCTCTAGTCACATTTTCCTCTCCTAGTTTGCTGCTTGGAAAAACTGTGTTAAAAAATAAGCAGACAGTGagaaactttattaacttaaaacaTAAATGGTATCTTGAGCTTTTTGTGGCAGAGTATAAcccatgagctgcagcaggatgctACACCTGGGAATGGTTGTGTGTGGTtttccaggcagtgctgtgttcaTAAAACTCTTGTGCCTTCAGATCACAGAGATTTCTCAGTGGTTAATGTTGagaaaccacagagctgcttctgcaaaAGCAATTCTCTGCTGATACAATCAAGGCAGCTCCAAGGGGGAATGACCATGGTGCTGCAGGATTTCAAATACCTCTAACAAAAGTCCTGAATAATGCAGTGTCTTCAATCCCTTTCAATTTATGAGTATCTACAGGCTTGCATCAAAGTATTCAAGCTGCTTTTAAAGAGATATGAAACCATAATTGGTAAAACTGAAGTGTCCTTCCTTAATGAGGTCTTTCCAAGAGGCATTATATATCCCTGTCTAATATAATGATTTTGCCTAGCTTATCTcttataaaatggaaataaattactCCAAACCTGGAGTAGTTTGTGCACTTTAGTCACCTCTGCTGAAAGGTTTATAGTGTGAAAAACAAGTTTAGGCATTTTTTTAGGtcacttcaaaagaaaaaaaaataagataggTGCATGACAGCCCTTTACATTTCATAACTTTAGTTTTTAGCAAAttaaggatttaaaaaatacctgtttctccttttttctacACTTCCAGACCAACTTTCATGCTCTGAGTAAACCCAGCTTGGAGCACTTTATTCAGTCAGAGCAATACTGTCAAATCAAAGGAAATTCAGTAATTCTTTCAGTGCAGTGTGCAGACTGCTGTCTAggtttggagggaaaaaaaa
This genomic stretch from Serinus canaria isolate serCan28SL12 chromosome 19, serCan2020, whole genome shotgun sequence harbors:
- the PITPNA gene encoding phosphatidylinositol transfer protein alpha isoform codes for the protein MVLIKEYRVILPVSVEEYQVGQLYSVAEASKNETGGGEGVEVLVNEPYERDGERGQYTHKIYHLQSKVPTFVRMLAPEGALNIHEKAWNAYPYCRTVITNEYMKDDFLIKIETWHKSDLGTQENVHKLEPEVWKSVEAIYIDIADRSQVLPKDYKAEEDPARFKSVKTGRGPLGPNWKKDLGKQSDCPYMCAYKLVTVKFKWWGLQNKVENFIQKQEKRLFTNFHRQLFCWLDKWVDLTMEDIRRMEEETKRQLDEMREKDPVKGMSAADD